The Chitinimonas arctica region ACAATGCGGCGGGCCAGGTAGCGCGGATCGGCACCGCCATCCAGCATGCGGCAGAACCAGTACAGCGCGCCATCCGGATTGGAGCCGCGCACCGATTTATGCAGCGCCGAGATCTGGTCGTAAAAGGCATCGCCGCCCTTATCGAAGCGGCGGGCGTTCAGGCTCAGGGCATTTTGCAGAAACTCGCCGTCCAGATGCTGCACGCCGGCCGAACCGGCGGCGGTGTCCGCTTGTTCCAGCAGGTTAAGCAGGCGACGCGCATCGCCATCGGCATAGCCGACCAGGGTGGCCACGGCCGCTTCGTCGAAGGACAGGTGCGGCAGCGATTGCTCGCGGGCGCGGTGCAGCAGGCTGCGCAGTTCCTCCTCGCTGAGGGCTGTGAGCACATGGACCTGGGCGCGCGACAGCAACGCCGAATTGACCTCGAAGGAAGGATTCTCGGTGGTGGCGCCGATAAAGGTGATCAGGCCGGATTCGACAAAGGGCAGGAAGGCATCCTGCTGGCTCTTGTTGAAGCGGTGGACCTCATCGACGAACAGGATGGTGGGACGGCCGCGCTGCAGATAGCGTTCCGCCTCGTCCATGGCGGCACGGATATCCTTTACCCCGGAAAACACCGCCGACAAGGGGATGAACTCGGTATCGAAACCCTTGGCCATCAGGCGCGCCAGGGTGGTCTTGCCGACCCCGGGCGGCCCCCACAGTATCATCGAGTGCGGCTTGCCGGCATCGAAGGCCAACCGCAGCGGTTTGCCCGGGCCGAGCAGGTGCGTCTGGCCGATGACCTCGGCCAGTGAGGCGGGCCGCAGTGCTTCGGCCAGCGGTGGGCGCGGTGCTTGGGTAAATAGATCGGGCATGGGCGCGAGTCAGGGTGGAAAGAGTGGCGTGCCGGGCTAGTCGGCCGAGACGACGTCGGCTCCCTTGGGCGGCACGAACTGGAACTGGCCGGCGCTCAACTTGGGATTGCGGGTGACGCCGCTGAAGCGGATCGAGGTGGTCTGGCCGAAGCTGTCGGCCAATTCCATCGCCATCGGCTGGGCGTCCTTGAAGCCGATGCGTACTTTTTCGAAGCCGCTGTCGCGGTTGAGCGGCGTCGCTTCTATCCATTCGAGATCGTCGCGCTTGCCGAGTTCGCCCAGCCGGTAGGATTTTTCCAGATCGTTGCTACCGGCCAGCAGGGCGGCCGGGCTATCGCCCAGGGCGCGGTCCAGCTGCTTGCGGGTGACCTGGTTGAGATCGGGATCGTAGATCCACAATTGCTTGCCGTCGCCCACCACCCTTTGTTCGTAGGGTTTGACGTAGCGCCAGTCGAACTTGCCGGGGCGCTGGATGGCCACCGTGCCGCCGGCGTGCTGCTGTTTGCCGCCCTTTTGCGTGACGGTCTGCTGGAAACTGGCGGTAAACGCCTGGGTCTGCGCGAGGAAACCCTTCAGTTGTTCGAGTCCGCCGGCAAAGCTCGGCAGCGACAAGAGGATAAACAAGAGACGGCGCATGGCAGGAACCGGTTGGTTAAGCTGGGACCGATGAGTCTAGCACGAGGGCCGCCGTGGCCCGTCACCTCGCCGGTTCGGCCGGGAATGACAAAGCCCCGCGCGGGGCGGGGCTTTGTCTGGGGTCGAGACGGCTTACTTCTCGACAGTTGCGTAGATTTCAACTTCCACGCGACGATCCGGTGCGTAGCAAGCAACCAGCTTCTTGCGGTTCTTCAGCACCTTCTTGCAATCTTCAGGCTTGGTGATGGGTTCGGAGAAACCCTTGCCGGCCGAAGTGATCATGCCTTCCGGTACGCCCTTGGTCACCAGTTGGGCGCGTGCGGCAGCAGCGCGCTCTTCCGACAGCTTCAGGTTGTACGACTCCTTGCCGATGCGGTCGGTGTGGCCAACCACGGCGATCTTGGTCTTGGCTGGATCGTACTTGCGTTCCAGCAGGACGCTGGCAACCGAATCCAGGGCTTGCTTGCCTTCTTCCTTCAGCACGGCCTTGTTGAATTCGAACAGGGCAGCGGCGTTCAGGGTCAGGGTTTCCATCTTCACCTGGACAGGAACCGGAGTGGGCTTAGGCGCTTCGACGACGCGAGGTGCTTCCACCGGGGCGGCGACTTCCTTCTTTGCCACGGCATCGCACTCTTCGATGGCCTTGTCCTTGCTCCACGAGTTGGTGCGCCAGCATTCGCCGTAGTTGTTGCGGACAACGGCTTCGCGGCCGTCAATGGCGTAACCATCCTTGGCGGCGAAGGCGGACATGGCCACCGTGCCCAGTGCGAGAGCGACGAGAGTGCGCTTCATTTTCTGCATAGAGAGTTCTCCTTGATGATTCGAGTTGGAATTTAGCAACGGTATGGTTTGCCGAGCCTACGTCGGGGCTGAGTTTACTTGACGCGCGGAGCGCGCCGCAATTAAGAGAATATGACAATTGACGGCAAATTGGAGGGTGGTAGCTGCGCGTGGTAAAATTTTTACTTATTTCGCCCGCCCAGACGCCAAAAAAATGACCGATTTGCAACAATTTGCCAAAGAAACCATCCCGGTAAGCCTTGAAGAGGAAATGCGTCGTTCTTATCTCGACTACGCGATGAGCGTGATCGTCGGGCGGGCGCTCCCTGATGTGCGTGACGGACTGAAGCCTGTGCACCGTCGCGTGCTCTACGCCATGCAGGAATCCAGTAACTTCTGGAATCGGCCGTATGTCAAGTGCGCCCGTATCGTCGGTGAGGTGATGGGTAAATTCCACCCCCACGGCGATGCCTCGATCTACGACACCCTGGTCCGCATGGCGCAGGATTTCTCCATGCGCTACACCCTGGTAGACGGCCAGGGCAATTTTGGTTCCATCGACGGCGATAGCGCCGCCGCCATGCGTTACACCGAGTGCCGGCTCGAAAAAATCTCCGTTGAATTGATGGCGGATATCGACAAGGAAACCGTCGATTTTGTTCCTAACTATGATGGAAAGGAACTGGAACCCTCCGTTTTGCCCACTCGTCTGCCCAATCTGCTGGTCAATGGATCGACCGGTATCGCCGTGGGCATGGCCACCAATATTCCGCCGCACAACCTGGGCGAGGTCATCAACGCCGCCCTGGCCCTGTTGGCCAACGGTGAGATGAGCATAGACGAACTTATCGAGCATATCCCGGCGCCGGACTTCCCCACCGCCGGCATCATCTACGGCATCGCCGGCGTGCGCGAAGGCTATCGCACCGGACGTGGCCGGGTGGTCATGCGCGCCCGCACCCATATCGAGGAAGTGAGCCGCGACAAGCAGGCCATCATCGTCGACGAACTGCCCTACCAGGTGAACAAGAAGACCTTGATCGAAAAGATCGCCGACCTGGTGCGCAACAAGCAGATCGACGGGATTTCCGACCTGCGCGACGAGTCCGACAAGTCGGGCATGCGTATATATATAGAGTTGAAGCGGGGCGAAATGCCCGAGGTGGTGCTCAACCACCTGTACAAGCAGACCGAGCTGCAATCCAGCTTCGGTATGAATATGGTGGCCCTGGTCGATGGCCAGCCGCGGCTGCTGAACCTCAAGCAGATCCTGGAAGCCTTCCTGCGCCATCGCCGCGAAGTGGTGACCCGCCGTACCGTATTCGAATTGAAGAAGGCGCGCGAACGGGCCCATACCTTGGAAGGCCTGGCGGTGGCGCTCTCCAATGTGGACGAGGTCATTGCCCTGATCAAGTCGGCCGCCACGCCGCCCGAAGCCAAGCTGGCGCTGATGTCGCGCGAATGGCGTTCACAGCTGGTGGAAGAATTGCTGACCCGGGTGGCAAGCGACCAGGCCAGGCCCGAGTGGCTGTCGGCCGAATTCGGCCTGAAGGCCAATGGCTACCGCCTGTCCGAAGCACAGGCGCAAGCCATCCTGGATATGCGCCTGCAACGCCTGACCGGCCTGGAGCAGGACAAGCTGGAAGCGGAATACCGCGAAGTCATGGAAAAGATCGTCGATCTGCTCGACATCCTGGCCAAGCCCGTCCGTATCACCGAAATCATCGCCACCGAGCTGGCCGAGATCAAGGCCCAGTTCGGCGATGGCCGCAAGTCGGAGATCGTGCCGTTCGGTGAAGACATCAGCCTGGAAGACCTGATCACCCCGCAGGAAATGGTGGTGACCCTATCGCATACCGGCTATATGAAAGCCCAGCCGCTGGACGAATACCGCGCCCAGAAGCGGGGCGGTCGTGGCAAGCAGGCGACCGCGACCAAGGAAGACGACTTCATCGACAATCTGTTCGTGGCCAATACCCACGACTACGTGCTGTGCTTCTCCTCGCTGGGCCGCGTCTATTGGCTCAAGGTCTATGAAGTGCCGCAGGGCGGCCGTGCCTCGCGTGGCCGTCCCATCGTCAACCTGCTGCCGCTGCAGGAAGGCGAAAAGATCAACGCCATCCTGCCGGTCAAGGCCTTTACCGACGATCACTTCGTCTTTATGGCGACCCAGCGCGGTACGGTGAAGAAGACGCCGCTGTCGGCCTTCTCCAATCCGCGCAAGCTGGGCATCATCGCGGTCGCGCTGGATGAGGGCGACCAGTTGGTCGGCGTGGCCATCACCTCCGGCAGCCATCAGATCATGCTGTTCTCGTCCGGCGGCAAGGCCGTCCGCTTCGATGAAGACGATGTGCGCGCCATGGGCCGCGATACGCGGGGTGTCCGTGGCATGTCGCTGGCCGAGGGCCAGGACGTGATCTCGCTGCTGGTGGCCGATTCGGAAGACTGGCAGGTCCTGACCGCCAGCGACGGCGGTTACGGCAAGCGAACCCAGATCGGCGAATTCCGCCATACCAGCCGTGGTACTCAGGGCGTGATCGCCATGGATCTGACCGAGAAGACCGGCTTCCGCCTGGTCGCCGCCAGCCTGGTGACGGGCAGCGACGGGCTGATGTTGATCACCACGGGCGGCGTGCTGATCCGCACCTCCGTGGCGGAAGTGCGCGAAACCGGTCGTAGCGCACAAGGCGTGCGGCTGATCAACCTGGATGCAGGCGAGAAGTTGTCCGGTATCCAGAAGGTCGCGGACGCTGAAGAAGAAGGCAGTGAAGAGATTGAAAGTGGCGAAGGCATCGATGATGCCGTTGCCGACAGTGCGGGCGACGACGTTCAAGCCTAAGCTGAATACCGGGGCGCGTACCGCGCCCCGGGGAGAGATGGTCTGATGCAAAACCTACCCTTGCCGGTAATCAATCCGGCTTTGTTCGAGGAAGTGGCAGAGTGGTTCTGCCAGATTCCTCATTCGGCCACCATTGGCCTCGAGTTCGTCAATGGCGAACGCGGCCGTGCCATTTTGCGGCTGCCTTACAATACCGCGCTGGTCGGCAATCCCCGCACCGGGGTGCTGCACGGCGGCGTGATGACGTCCCTGATCGATACCACCAGCGCGCTGGCGGTGTTCTCGCTGCTGGAAGAAAGGGAAGCCATCGCTACCCTGGATTTGCGCATCGACTACGTGCGCGGCGCTACGCCGGGTCAGCCGGTGTATTGCACGGCCGAATGCTATCGGCTGGGGCGGCAGATCGGATTTACCCGCGCCACCGCTTATCAGGAAGGCAACGATCAGCCTATCGCCCATGGGGTAGCGACCTTTATGCGCGAATCCAGCCAGGCGCAGCTGGGACCCAAGCATGAGCAGGGAGCTTGACCATGGTGCAACTTGAGTTTCTGCAGGCCGCCAAGGAAAGCGGTAATTACGATCACATCATCGAACAGATCCCCTACGCGCAGCTGCTGGGGGTGGTGATGCGCGAAGATCGTGGCCAGCCCTTGTTCGAATTGCCGTTCCACGACCGCAATATCGGCAATGTGCATCTGCCCGCCCTGCATGGCGGCGCCATCGGCGGCTTCCTGGAAAACGCCGCGCTGCTGCACCTGGTATGGGCGCGCGAATCCGCCGAAGTCCCTCGCACCATCGATTTCGCGCTGGATTTCCTGCGCTCCGGCAGGGCGCAATCCCTTTTTGCCCGCTGCGATATCACCAAGCAGGGCAAGCGGGTAGCCAATGTACGCATGACCGCCTGGCAGGAAGACGAAAACAAGCCGGTGGCGGTGGCACGGGCACATTTTCTGCTGTCATAGTAGATACGAGCGCGTGTCCAACGGCTGAAACCAGCTTTGAAATTGCCGGCTGACCCCTGGTCAGCATCTCGTCCATCACACTCTGGAGCCTCCATGAGCCCCGTTTTCAATTTCAGCGCCGGCCCGGCCGTCCTGCCCCGCGAAGTTCTGCTCGAAGTGCAGAAGGAAATGCTCGACTGGCATGGCAGCGGTATGTCGGTGATGGAAATGAGCCACCGCGGCCGCGAATTCATGCATATCGCCGCCGAAGCCGAAGAAGACCTGCGCGCCATCATGGGGATTCCGAAGAACTATAAGGTGTTGTTCCTGCAGGGCGGCGCCACCACCCAGTTCGCCATGGTGCCGATGAACCTGCTGCGTGGCCGTGGCGGCATCGATTTTGTCGATACCGGCCATTGGTCCAAGCTGGCCATGAAGGAAGCCCGCAAGTTCGCCGACACGGTCAGGGTGGCCGCCAGCAGCGAAGATCGCGGCTATACCTATGTCCCGGCCGAAGCGAACTGGCAGATCGACCCGAAAGCGGCCTATCTGCACTACACCTCGAACGAAACGCTGGGCGGGGTCGAGTTTCCCTTTGTCCCCAATACCGGTGAGGTACCGCTGGTCTGCGATATGTCGTCCAACTTCCTGTCGCGCCCTGTCGATGTCAGCCGTTTCGGTTTGATCTACGGCGGCGCCCAGAAGAATATCGGCCCCGCCGGCCTGACCATCGTCATCGTGCGCGAGGACTTGCTGGGCCAGGTCGCACCGGGCACCCCCACCATGTTCGACTACAAGATCCAGGCCGAGGGCGATTCGATGTACAACACGCCGCCCACGTTCGCCATCTATGTCGCCGGCCTGGTTTTCAAATGGGTACAGCGCCAGGGCGGCTTGAAGGCCATCGAGCAGCGCAACATCGAAAAAGCCGCCATGCTGTACGAGTCGGTCGATACTTCCAATGGCTTCTACACCTGCCCGGTGGAAAAGCCCTTCCGCTCACGCATGAACGTACCGTTCAAGCTGGCCGACGAAAACCTCGATGAATCCTTTATCAAGGAAGCCAGCGCGCGCAACCTGCTGCAGATCAAGGGTCATCGCGTCACCGGCGGCATGCGGGCCAGCATCTACAACGCCATGCCTTTGGAAGGGGTAAAGGCTTTGACAGGGTTTATGCAGGATTTTGCCAAGCATCACGGGTAGTTTGGGTGGCGGGGCGAAATCCAGCAGTTCACATCTTTTTACCAAAGCCACTGAGAACGGTGTTCCTTTGGAGTGGGTATAATGAACCATATGCCCACCCTAAATCTCAAGGCCCTTGATCCGGCTGAACTGATGCCGCTCCCCGAAGTCCCTGAAAGCTACGGCCCACGGGACGAGGAAGAGCAGCGCATCCATGAGCTGGTGATGGAAGGCATCCATAGCGGTCCCGGTGTTGTCTACGACACCGTGGACGACTTCATGCTTGCACTTGAAGCTCGCGTCTTGCGCTAACTTTCGCATGCTCAAGCTTCTCGCCTCGCCGCAGGCTTGCGGACACCGAATACTGGCCAGTTCCGCTGCAGATCAAGGGCCATCGTGTTACCGGCGGCATGCGGGCTCTCCGCACCCGACAACGCCTTGGGCAATTGGTGGATGAGCTTGTTTGGTCCTGCTGTTCAATCTGCAGGCTTGTTAAAGGGGTATTATAGAGAAATGGATACGAATAATAC contains the following coding sequences:
- the serC gene encoding 3-phosphoserine/phosphohydroxythreonine transaminase, with the protein product MSPVFNFSAGPAVLPREVLLEVQKEMLDWHGSGMSVMEMSHRGREFMHIAAEAEEDLRAIMGIPKNYKVLFLQGGATTQFAMVPMNLLRGRGGIDFVDTGHWSKLAMKEARKFADTVRVAASSEDRGYTYVPAEANWQIDPKAAYLHYTSNETLGGVEFPFVPNTGEVPLVCDMSSNFLSRPVDVSRFGLIYGGAQKNIGPAGLTIVIVREDLLGQVAPGTPTMFDYKIQAEGDSMYNTPPTFAIYVAGLVFKWVQRQGGLKAIEQRNIEKAAMLYESVDTSNGFYTCPVEKPFRSRMNVPFKLADENLDESFIKEASARNLLQIKGHRVTGGMRASIYNAMPLEGVKALTGFMQDFAKHHG
- a CDS encoding OmpA family protein, giving the protein MQKMKRTLVALALGTVAMSAFAAKDGYAIDGREAVVRNNYGECWRTNSWSKDKAIEECDAVAKKEVAAPVEAPRVVEAPKPTPVPVQVKMETLTLNAAALFEFNKAVLKEEGKQALDSVASVLLERKYDPAKTKIAVVGHTDRIGKESYNLKLSEERAAAARAQLVTKGVPEGMITSAGKGFSEPITKPEDCKKVLKNRKKLVACYAPDRRVEVEIYATVEK
- a CDS encoding PaaI family thioesterase: MVQLEFLQAAKESGNYDHIIEQIPYAQLLGVVMREDRGQPLFELPFHDRNIGNVHLPALHGGAIGGFLENAALLHLVWARESAEVPRTIDFALDFLRSGRAQSLFARCDITKQGKRVANVRMTAWQEDENKPVAVARAHFLLS
- the gyrA gene encoding DNA gyrase subunit A; translated protein: MTDLQQFAKETIPVSLEEEMRRSYLDYAMSVIVGRALPDVRDGLKPVHRRVLYAMQESSNFWNRPYVKCARIVGEVMGKFHPHGDASIYDTLVRMAQDFSMRYTLVDGQGNFGSIDGDSAAAMRYTECRLEKISVELMADIDKETVDFVPNYDGKELEPSVLPTRLPNLLVNGSTGIAVGMATNIPPHNLGEVINAALALLANGEMSIDELIEHIPAPDFPTAGIIYGIAGVREGYRTGRGRVVMRARTHIEEVSRDKQAIIVDELPYQVNKKTLIEKIADLVRNKQIDGISDLRDESDKSGMRIYIELKRGEMPEVVLNHLYKQTELQSSFGMNMVALVDGQPRLLNLKQILEAFLRHRREVVTRRTVFELKKARERAHTLEGLAVALSNVDEVIALIKSAATPPEAKLALMSREWRSQLVEELLTRVASDQARPEWLSAEFGLKANGYRLSEAQAQAILDMRLQRLTGLEQDKLEAEYREVMEKIVDLLDILAKPVRITEIIATELAEIKAQFGDGRKSEIVPFGEDISLEDLITPQEMVVTLSHTGYMKAQPLDEYRAQKRGGRGKQATATKEDDFIDNLFVANTHDYVLCFSSLGRVYWLKVYEVPQGGRASRGRPIVNLLPLQEGEKINAILPVKAFTDDHFVFMATQRGTVKKTPLSAFSNPRKLGIIAVALDEGDQLVGVAITSGSHQIMLFSSGGKAVRFDEDDVRAMGRDTRGVRGMSLAEGQDVISLLVADSEDWQVLTASDGGYGKRTQIGEFRHTSRGTQGVIAMDLTEKTGFRLVAASLVTGSDGLMLITTGGVLIRTSVAEVRETGRSAQGVRLINLDAGEKLSGIQKVADAEEEGSEEIESGEGIDDAVADSAGDDVQA
- a CDS encoding PaaI family thioesterase, whose translation is MQNLPLPVINPALFEEVAEWFCQIPHSATIGLEFVNGERGRAILRLPYNTALVGNPRTGVLHGGVMTSLIDTTSALAVFSLLEEREAIATLDLRIDYVRGATPGQPVYCTAECYRLGRQIGFTRATAYQEGNDQPIAHGVATFMRESSQAQLGPKHEQGA
- a CDS encoding replication-associated recombination protein A; protein product: MPDLFTQAPRPPLAEALRPASLAEVIGQTHLLGPGKPLRLAFDAGKPHSMILWGPPGVGKTTLARLMAKGFDTEFIPLSAVFSGVKDIRAAMDEAERYLQRGRPTILFVDEVHRFNKSQQDAFLPFVESGLITFIGATTENPSFEVNSALLSRAQVHVLTALSEEELRSLLHRAREQSLPHLSFDEAAVATLVGYADGDARRLLNLLEQADTAAGSAGVQHLDGEFLQNALSLNARRFDKGGDAFYDQISALHKSVRGSNPDGALYWFCRMLDGGADPRYLARRIVRMAWEDIGLADPRAAQITLQAADTYERLGSPEGELALAQAVIYLAVAAKSNAGYTAYKAARAFVAKDKSQAVPEHLRNAPTKLMKQLGFGAEYRYAHNEDEGYAAGERYLPDGMDEPGWYQPVARGLESKIAEKMAHLRQLDQAARSSKDSV
- the lolA gene encoding outer membrane lipoprotein chaperone LolA, with amino-acid sequence MRRLLFILLSLPSFAGGLEQLKGFLAQTQAFTASFQQTVTQKGGKQQHAGGTVAIQRPGKFDWRYVKPYEQRVVGDGKQLWIYDPDLNQVTRKQLDRALGDSPAALLAGSNDLEKSYRLGELGKRDDLEWIEATPLNRDSGFEKVRIGFKDAQPMAMELADSFGQTTSIRFSGVTRNPKLSAGQFQFVPPKGADVVSAD